The sequence tccctcactctctctttctctacacgTCGCTGGGCGTCCGGGGCCTGGAGGCGAAGCTGTAGGGCAGGCAGCCGCAGCAGGCCAGCCTCAACGACCTCTGGATGTCCGGGTTGCGGAAGGCGTAGATGATGGGGTTGATGATGGAGCTGCAGATGGCCGGCAGGGCCGTGGCGTACGTGTAGACGGCCGGGTAGCGCGTGTCGGCCACCAGAGAGTACATAGCGAAGGGCACCCAGCAGAGGGCGAAGGTGCCCAGGATGGCCGAAAGCGTGCTGACGCCCTTGGTGGTGGAAGCGGCGTGCGAGGCGCTCATGAAGTGGCGCTGCACGGCGATCTGCTGCGCGTGGCGGAAGGCGATCTTGCAGATCTGCAGGTAGAGCTGCAGGATGAGCGCGAAGACCAGCAGGAAGGAGACGGCGAGCGCCGCCGCGTTGCTCTTGTTCACCGGGCGGCACACGCTGCACGTGGCTTCGTCCTCCAGGCAGTTCCATCCGAGCGCGGGCAGCGAGCCCAGCAGCGCGCTCGTGAGCCACGCCAGCGCCACCACGGCGTACGTGAAGGTGGCGGCGCGCTCCGTGTGGTAGGTGAGAGCGCCGTACAGCGACAGGTAGCGGTCCACGGTGATGGCGAGCACGTTGAGCACGGACGCGGAGAAGGCGGAGATCAACAGCCCGGCGGAGAGCAGCGAAGCCACGCCGGGCTCGGCCACCGCGTACGCCACGGCGAAGTTCAGTACGAGCCCCAGGCCCGCCAGCAGGTCCGCGAACGCCAGGCTGGCGATGAGCACGAAGGCGGGGGCGCGCGGGGCCGGCGCGTGCGCCACCAGCGCGATCACCAAGGCGTTCTCGCACGACACCAGCGTGCCGGCCACGCACAGCGCCACGTCCCAGGGGTTGACGGGCACGGAGGcgccggcggcggcggcggctgcGGCTGTCGTGGCGTCAGTGGGCGGCGCGGAGGACGCGTTCCGGCCCCCGGGCGAGTCCGGGACCGtgggggtggaggaggaggaggcgttgGGGAGATGGGTGCTCATGGCTGTGGCTGCTGTTGATGCTGGTACTGATGTTGatgctggtgctgatgctgcgGCGGCGGCGGCATGAGGGGGACGAGGAGGATGAATCACTGccaggaggaagagagagaaaaagagagggagagagggaggggtgggATGAGGGTAGAGAGTGTGTTTttcatatatctatatttatatacataagaTTGATAAACTACAGTCCTAGGGTAAAGCTAAATAAACTTACTGTAAAGAAATAAAGCAGAAAAATACAatgcatacaaaaataaaaaagcagagatACCACCGTTATCTTGTCCCTTATCTTGTCTAAGACATCATACATGATGCAGCCCTTCTTTCTCCATTAAGCGCAGACGACAAAGCGTTGGTGAATGGAGGGTAAATGGTAAATATGATGCTATTTATAGACTAGACCCATTCTACCAtgtttaaccccccccccccacacaccccACAGAACATGGGGTGCTCCCCCTCCCACACACATACTCTCAGTCTCGCGCTCTTTATGATATTATTATCATAGGCTACTGATGACAGTATAAGTAAGACAGTAAGACACACACTCACGGCGGCGCTGTGTGGCTGGTTGATGCGCGTTAACGCGTAAGCGACCCTCTCCAGCCCGTCCAATAAGTAGCCTGCCTAGTTCAGACCGACCCCCGCAGACCACTGAGATTCTTCCCACCAGCCGCCAGAGAGTCCAGGAGCGTCtccctcttcttctctctttctctgcttttcCTCCTCCTTCCTTTTTCTAAAGAACTAAAGAAAAGATAATGAATCTGCTGCAGGTCTCCGCTGTGTCAGTGGTCAGCAGGCTGGAAGTGGCTGAGATCACCCCGGGGTTCTGCTGCCTCTTCCCCCCGCTATTGACTCCTCTTGCCGGGGGTCTGTGGGGGCGGTGGGAGAATGGGAGAGTGGGGGGGGGGTCTCTGGTAAGGGTTGGGGGGGAGAAGAGACCGTCAGACTTGGGTTGTCATTCGTCTAATAACGTTGGCGCTCGGCAGACAGCGGCGCCTGCTCCTGTCGCTCTGATTGGTCCAGAGGAAATGACTCTTACCGCTGACGTCAAGACCCCCAGCTGCCCCTCCCTCtccccccatctctctctttctttctccattcTTGCTTTCTCCACAATGAACCCTCTCTCTGAAACCTTGTTTACATCTCAGACATTGAACTATGcagacatctgtgagctgctcTCAAAAAACGTATGAATCAGATCATACATCTGATTCTGAAGAATAAGCTAAAGAATTGTCTTTTTCCATTAAACCTTTAGACTGTAAATGACTAAAACATTgtcatcaataataataataataatacttttggtACCTGTTTACTACACTGTAACCAAATGCTGTAGgcctgtttaataaataaatgttttttttttaataattttatttatatattttttccattttctccccag comes from Astyanax mexicanus isolate ESR-SI-001 chromosome 17, AstMex3_surface, whole genome shotgun sequence and encodes:
- the gpr185a gene encoding G-protein coupled receptor 12, with the translated sequence MSTHLPNASSSSTPTVPDSPGGRNASSAPPTDATTAAAAAAAGASVPVNPWDVALCVAGTLVSCENALVIALVAHAPAPRAPAFVLIASLAFADLLAGLGLVLNFAVAYAVAEPGVASLLSAGLLISAFSASVLNVLAITVDRYLSLYGALTYHTERAATFTYAVVALAWLTSALLGSLPALGWNCLEDEATCSVCRPVNKSNAAALAVSFLLVFALILQLYLQICKIAFRHAQQIAVQRHFMSASHAASTTKGVSTLSAILGTFALCWVPFAMYSLVADTRYPAVYTYATALPAICSSIINPIIYAFRNPDIQRSLRLACCGCLPYSFASRPRTPSDV